A stretch of Novosphingobium pentaromativorans US6-1 DNA encodes these proteins:
- the traU gene encoding conjugal transfer pilus assembly protein TraU translates to MMRLPRFFVALFAGLALVGLGAAPARASVTCHGKFVNPITDVCWSCLFPLSIGGLAIWKGSRPDPKNPSFPLCACGSPIPRIGISVGFWEPVRLVDVTNKAWCFPNLGGIRLNPGFDIGNGHVQGRSQVGGKTQNSSQWQAHYYVYPLLYWMEILTDFLCFEQTTFDVAYVTELDPLWQDSALTSIINPEVALFANPVATAACAADCVAATARLPIDQMFWCAGCNGGMYPLNGHVAAHVTPVQASRLVAERMLYKMHREALAWGTMGSKALCHKYLMPVMRKQQYRLQMTNPIPTVKGRYACAPIGATTIIPHTGKSFPVKGEDFGYLVWRKRNCCA, encoded by the coding sequence ATGATGCGCCTGCCACGCTTCTTCGTCGCTCTGTTCGCTGGCTTGGCGCTCGTGGGGCTAGGCGCCGCACCCGCGCGCGCTTCGGTTACCTGCCATGGCAAGTTCGTCAATCCGATCACCGACGTGTGCTGGTCGTGCCTGTTTCCGCTTTCGATCGGCGGGCTCGCCATCTGGAAAGGCTCGCGGCCCGATCCCAAAAACCCTTCGTTTCCCTTGTGCGCCTGCGGCTCGCCGATCCCGCGCATCGGCATCTCAGTGGGGTTCTGGGAACCCGTGCGGCTCGTCGATGTCACCAACAAGGCGTGGTGTTTTCCCAATCTTGGCGGCATCCGGCTCAACCCCGGGTTCGATATTGGTAACGGCCATGTCCAGGGCCGCAGCCAGGTCGGCGGCAAGACGCAGAATTCCTCGCAGTGGCAGGCCCACTACTATGTCTATCCGCTGCTCTACTGGATGGAGATCCTCACCGACTTCCTCTGCTTCGAACAGACCACATTCGATGTCGCCTATGTAACCGAGCTCGATCCGCTCTGGCAGGATTCCGCGCTCACCTCGATCATCAATCCTGAAGTCGCGCTCTTCGCCAATCCCGTCGCTACCGCCGCATGCGCCGCCGACTGCGTGGCCGCAACCGCGCGGCTTCCGATCGACCAGATGTTCTGGTGCGCGGGCTGTAACGGGGGGATGTATCCGTTGAACGGCCATGTCGCCGCTCACGTCACGCCGGTTCAGGCCTCGCGGCTCGTGGCCGAACGCATGCTCTACAAGATGCACCGCGAAGCGCTTGCCTGGGGGACGATGGGGTCCAAGGCGCTGTGCCACAAGTACCTCATGCCGGTGATGCGTAAGCAGCAGTACCGGCTGCAGATGACCAACCCGATCCCGACCGTCAAAGGCAGATACGCCTGCGCGCCGATCGGGGCGACCACAATCATTCCCCACACGGGCAAGTCCTTTCCGGTCAAAGGCGAGGATTTTGGCTACCTTGTGTGGAGGAAGCGAAATTGCTGCGCATGA
- the traW gene encoding type-F conjugative transfer system protein TraW, giving the protein MSLRRRLVLGMGLGLAAGWPAASMLQAADHGQMGQTFPIIEEDLLATIEARLRTLEASGQIEDLQRRMQQQATMSVRRPKPVAGLSAASERRQWLFDPSIVLEADIRDAENNLIATRGTRVNPLDHVSLGQDLVFIDGTVPAQIDWAVREHSAQTAKIIFVAGSPFDMMKPHQRRFWFDQGGRLTTRFGIRHTPAVVTSAGKALRITEVPLGGKGGAT; this is encoded by the coding sequence GTGAGCCTGCGCCGTCGCCTTGTGCTCGGTATGGGACTTGGTTTGGCGGCAGGCTGGCCTGCGGCGTCCATGCTGCAGGCCGCCGACCATGGCCAGATGGGCCAGACTTTCCCGATCATCGAGGAAGACCTGCTCGCCACCATCGAAGCAAGGCTGAGGACGCTCGAAGCTTCGGGCCAGATCGAAGACCTGCAACGGCGGATGCAGCAGCAGGCGACGATGAGCGTGCGGCGACCAAAACCGGTTGCGGGACTTTCGGCAGCAAGCGAGCGGCGACAATGGCTGTTCGATCCCTCGATCGTGCTCGAAGCCGATATCCGCGATGCCGAGAACAATCTGATCGCTACACGCGGCACGCGGGTCAACCCGCTCGACCATGTCTCGCTCGGACAGGACCTGGTCTTCATCGATGGCACGGTTCCGGCGCAGATCGACTGGGCCGTGCGCGAGCATAGCGCCCAGACCGCCAAGATCATCTTTGTTGCCGGCTCGCCGTTCGACATGATGAAGCCGCACCAGCGCCGGTTCTGGTTTGACCAAGGTGGCCGTCTGACGACGCGTTTCGGCATCCGCCACACGCCTGCCGTGGTCACATCGGCGGGCAAGGCGCTGCGGATCACCGAAGTCCCGCTTGGGGGCAAAGGTGGCGCGACATGA
- a CDS encoding conjugal transfer protein TraH, with protein sequence MRARILHASRRAIAMVLTASLVLAVPVPALAGVESEMQSFMTEMGAQANVTGPSAYQGQSAGYYSGGAMWARFPQKNIQPFNLQLPHARAGCGGIDLFAGSFSFINTAELVAMLKATANNALGFAFKLAIDTISPEIGKVMDELAQKVQQMNQMNISSCETAQALVGGLWPKTDTASSVVCEAIANSQGAVADWARARQQCNNGGEREALKAGNSDPDMQDQAGMPNNYTWEALGKKYGGFDTQFREFLMTLVGTVIYDPAGNGGKPRVQFIGPADSALISAMLDGTSAAPHKVWSCGSDTTKCMNPTETALVIGPNAALKARVRALIESMALKVRDPGASLTPAEVQLLGMASVPVYKIVTVSAAAEFGITAQEINDLSEIVAIDLVTTMTMRFIDMAVNARSDFNGADADSLREWREGLYETRRNFLGLSARTSQRFDQTFALIQRTQMMEKTLRSQLSPQMSAALRFSRTLNQQVQ encoded by the coding sequence ATGCGCGCGCGGATACTTCATGCCTCGCGCCGCGCAATCGCTATGGTGCTTACCGCTTCGCTTGTGCTGGCAGTGCCGGTTCCCGCCTTGGCCGGGGTCGAAAGCGAGATGCAGAGCTTCATGACCGAAATGGGTGCGCAGGCCAATGTCACCGGGCCATCAGCCTATCAGGGCCAGTCGGCGGGTTACTATTCGGGCGGGGCGATGTGGGCGCGGTTTCCGCAAAAGAATATCCAGCCCTTCAATCTCCAGTTGCCGCATGCGCGTGCCGGGTGCGGGGGCATCGACCTCTTCGCCGGATCGTTCTCGTTCATCAACACCGCCGAACTCGTCGCGATGCTCAAGGCCACCGCCAACAATGCGTTGGGCTTCGCCTTCAAGCTCGCGATCGACACGATTTCGCCCGAGATCGGCAAGGTCATGGATGAGCTGGCGCAGAAAGTGCAGCAGATGAACCAGATGAACATTTCGTCGTGCGAGACCGCGCAGGCGCTGGTCGGCGGGCTCTGGCCCAAGACCGATACCGCATCCTCGGTCGTCTGCGAGGCGATCGCCAACAGCCAGGGTGCGGTCGCCGACTGGGCCCGAGCGCGCCAGCAGTGCAACAATGGCGGAGAGCGCGAGGCGCTGAAGGCGGGCAATTCCGATCCCGACATGCAGGATCAGGCCGGGATGCCGAACAACTACACCTGGGAGGCGCTGGGCAAGAAATACGGCGGGTTCGACACCCAGTTCCGCGAATTCCTGATGACGCTGGTCGGCACGGTGATCTACGATCCGGCCGGAAACGGCGGCAAGCCGCGCGTCCAGTTCATCGGCCCGGCTGACTCGGCGCTCATCAGCGCCATGCTCGATGGCACTTCGGCCGCGCCGCACAAGGTCTGGTCCTGTGGTTCCGACACCACCAAATGCATGAACCCAACCGAGACCGCGCTGGTGATCGGCCCCAATGCGGCGCTCAAGGCCAGGGTGCGCGCGCTGATCGAATCGATGGCCTTGAAGGTGCGCGATCCGGGCGCTTCGCTCACCCCTGCCGAAGTCCAGCTGCTCGGCATGGCAAGCGTTCCGGTCTACAAGATCGTCACCGTCAGCGCAGCGGCCGAGTTCGGCATCACCGCACAGGAGATCAACGATCTTTCCGAAATCGTTGCAATCGACCTTGTCACCACCATGACCATGCGTTTCATCGACATGGCGGTGAACGCGCGCTCGGACTTCAACGGGGCGGATGCCGACAGCTTGCGCGAATGGCGCGAGGGGCTTTACGAGACCCGGCGCAACTTTCTGGGCTTGTCCGCGCGCACCTCGCAGCGCTTCGACCAGACCTTCGCGCTGATCCAGCGCACGCAGATGATGGAAAAGACCCTGCGTTCGCAGCTCTCGCCGCAGATGTCGGCAGCGCTCAGGTTCTCGCGCACGCTCAACCAGCAAGTCCAGTAG
- the trbC gene encoding type-F conjugative transfer system pilin assembly protein TrbC, with translation MNRLRHLIGAFRTSRLAAVAAFLALAGISAGLARTAAQTVEGLDLDAIKARAGEQTSEAQDFVDALAGREAAHARDAEELREDALAAMQDIDPASLPKGPAGPVDFDAILEGAAANASAPIGEGPLFVVFASLSMPEASLSRLIADTSAAGGVVVFRGFPKGSTRAFAEGLKRVITDERQEAHIAIDPRLFRAFSVSAAPTFVVASRAYELCDGFDCTSAVPDHDRMSGNVSVDYALERFAGGRGPGAGVAGIALANLRKAK, from the coding sequence ATGAACAGGTTACGTCACCTTATCGGAGCCTTCCGCACCTCCAGACTGGCCGCTGTCGCCGCCTTCCTGGCGCTTGCGGGGATCTCGGCGGGATTGGCGCGCACCGCCGCACAAACGGTGGAAGGCCTTGATCTCGACGCCATCAAGGCGCGCGCCGGCGAGCAGACCAGCGAGGCACAGGACTTCGTCGACGCGCTTGCGGGCCGCGAAGCCGCGCATGCGCGCGATGCCGAGGAATTGCGCGAGGATGCGTTGGCCGCGATGCAAGACATCGATCCCGCCAGCCTGCCCAAAGGCCCTGCAGGTCCGGTCGATTTCGACGCAATCCTTGAAGGCGCGGCCGCCAATGCCAGCGCTCCGATAGGCGAGGGGCCGCTGTTCGTGGTCTTCGCCAGCCTCTCGATGCCCGAGGCCTCACTCTCGCGCCTGATCGCCGACACCAGCGCGGCGGGCGGCGTGGTCGTCTTTCGCGGATTTCCCAAAGGCAGCACGCGCGCGTTCGCCGAAGGGCTGAAGCGTGTCATCACCGACGAGCGCCAGGAAGCCCATATCGCCATCGACCCACGCCTGTTTCGCGCGTTCTCCGTCAGTGCAGCGCCGACGTTCGTCGTCGCAAGCCGCGCCTATGAGCTGTGCGACGGGTTCGATTGCACCTCTGCCGTTCCCGATCACGACCGCATGAGCGGCAATGTCAGCGTCGACTATGCGCTCGAACGCTTTGCCGGGGGGCGCGGGCCCGGTGCCGGAGTGGCGGGAATCGCGCTTGCCAACCTGCGCAAGGCGAAGTGA
- the ltrA gene encoding group II intron reverse transcriptase/maturase translates to MDSGNQAAQVWLLGVQRKLYQWSREHPEEPYCDLWNWVTDPRNLQMAWKTIAGNRGKRTPGVDGETVARIASGIGAMEFLRKLREELRSGGYRPSPARRKWIAKPGKPGKFRPLGIPTVKDRVVQCAVKQVLEPIFEARFWPVSYGFRPGRGSQACLEHIRVTIQSRGRPAADGRRHKAPYQWVIEGDIEGCFDNIGHHPLMERVRHGVADRKVNRLLVQFLKAGVLEDVSYSPTDTGTPQGGVLSPLLANIALGVIEERYRDWVKRPEDPQLKSDGIRLAAIRRDKDRKAGRPVFYPVRYADDFLIFVSGTEADALAEKQALATYLHEAMGLTLSPEKTRITALTEGCRFLGCRVRLKWDKRFGLHARIEIPREPINGFRIRVNQLARRQTLRRSLKAMLQELNPYLRGWSAYYRYCVGAKSIFASLDWHVRQRLWLWLRAKHKRVPGRKIASWRRPGIAHPGSKVWAEGSTEQFLMSYVPVRRFDLKWMKKPEYAKASGEPDAQRKVHVRFGEKAWETGRGDTPQRPRLTLL, encoded by the coding sequence GTGGACTCTGGTAATCAGGCCGCACAGGTCTGGCTCCTCGGCGTTCAGCGAAAGCTCTACCAGTGGAGTCGGGAACACCCCGAAGAACCATACTGCGACTTGTGGAATTGGGTAACCGATCCCCGCAATCTGCAGATGGCCTGGAAAACGATTGCCGGTAATCGCGGCAAGCGCACTCCGGGAGTCGACGGGGAGACCGTAGCGAGAATTGCATCCGGTATTGGTGCCATGGAATTTCTGCGGAAGCTTCGCGAGGAGCTTCGGTCGGGCGGCTACCGCCCGTCCCCTGCACGCAGGAAATGGATCGCCAAGCCGGGCAAACCGGGGAAGTTCCGACCCCTCGGTATCCCTACAGTCAAGGATCGCGTGGTGCAGTGCGCGGTCAAGCAAGTACTGGAGCCGATCTTCGAGGCCCGGTTCTGGCCAGTCTCTTACGGGTTCCGGCCCGGACGGGGCAGTCAGGCCTGCCTTGAACATATCCGTGTGACCATCCAGTCGCGGGGCAGACCTGCGGCTGACGGTCGCCGACACAAAGCGCCGTACCAATGGGTAATCGAAGGCGACATTGAGGGCTGCTTCGACAATATCGGACATCACCCGCTGATGGAACGCGTGCGCCACGGCGTCGCGGACCGCAAGGTGAACCGGTTGCTCGTGCAGTTCCTCAAGGCCGGGGTTCTCGAGGATGTTTCGTACAGCCCGACAGACACCGGCACGCCGCAAGGTGGAGTGCTCTCACCGCTGCTGGCCAACATCGCGCTTGGCGTGATCGAGGAACGGTATCGGGACTGGGTAAAACGCCCCGAGGACCCACAGCTGAAATCCGATGGGATAAGGCTGGCGGCAATCAGGCGCGACAAGGATCGCAAGGCCGGGCGACCGGTCTTCTATCCCGTCCGCTATGCCGATGACTTCCTGATCTTCGTGTCGGGAACGGAAGCTGACGCTCTTGCCGAAAAGCAGGCGCTGGCAACCTACCTGCACGAAGCGATGGGTCTGACGCTCTCGCCCGAGAAGACGCGCATCACCGCGCTGACCGAGGGCTGTCGATTCCTTGGATGCCGCGTGAGGCTCAAATGGGACAAGCGGTTCGGGCTGCACGCCCGCATCGAAATCCCGCGCGAGCCGATCAACGGATTCAGGATACGGGTAAATCAACTGGCCCGACGGCAGACGCTTCGGCGTTCGCTCAAGGCCATGCTTCAGGAACTCAATCCATACCTTCGCGGGTGGTCTGCCTACTACCGCTACTGCGTGGGGGCGAAGTCGATCTTCGCCAGTCTCGACTGGCATGTGCGGCAACGTCTCTGGCTGTGGCTGCGGGCCAAGCACAAACGTGTCCCCGGGAGGAAAATCGCATCGTGGCGCAGGCCGGGCATCGCCCATCCGGGCAGCAAGGTCTGGGCTGAAGGCAGCACGGAGCAATTCTTGATGAGCTACGTGCCAGTTCGGAGGTTCGATCTCAAATGGATGAAGAAACCCGAGTACGCCAAGGCTTCTGGAGAGCCGGATGCACAACGAAAGGTGCACGTCCGGTTCGGAGAGAAGGCGTGGGAAACTGGGCGTGGAGACACGCCGCAGCGCCCACGTCTTACTCTACTATGA
- a CDS encoding S26 family signal peptidase — MPPSTEHSHQVRRWLAIGGLGLCLAGSSALAAWRDEHVLLINTTQSLPNWAFWVDRSRVPQRGDFVVFNPPRTPLIVAHFGKAPAPFAKRVLGMPGDFVTRDGSVVRIDGREVARLKAFSKRGEKLVPGPVGRIPEHCYYVGTAHADGFDSRYSDVGFVCRDRIVGTGDSVL; from the coding sequence GGAGGCCTGGGGCTATGCCTAGCCGGGAGCTCAGCGCTCGCCGCCTGGCGCGACGAGCATGTGCTGCTCATCAACACCACGCAGTCGCTGCCCAACTGGGCATTCTGGGTCGACCGCAGCCGCGTTCCCCAGCGCGGCGACTTTGTTGTGTTCAATCCGCCGCGCACGCCGCTAATCGTTGCGCATTTCGGCAAAGCACCGGCACCTTTCGCAAAGCGCGTGCTTGGCATGCCGGGCGATTTCGTCACGCGCGACGGGTCCGTGGTGCGGATCGACGGACGCGAGGTCGCAAGGCTCAAGGCCTTCAGCAAGCGCGGTGAGAAGCTCGTGCCCGGTCCAGTGGGGCGCATCCCCGAGCATTGCTATTACGTTGGCACCGCGCATGCCGACGGGTTCGACAGCCGCTATTCCGATGTGGGCTTTGTCTGCCGGGACAGGATCGTTGGCACCGGGGACTCGGTGCTGTGA
- a CDS encoding conjugal transfer protein TraN, whose protein sequence is MAGAAELSGRTRPLIAGLILACLLVAASPAQAQVYIPPPDDLIEDLPVLPPAGELPLPQPLPPPPPAPETMTAQQAKAEARAAGSALRENYQDLTQAAGAAAQVPGYDATYPGLTQYYDNPGEMYAAGAAQGYNSEAYRTANSTSRPVVDVTRGDMARATAIEADPDAYLDGVSADGSTGDCTPLPPGPGTPNSAEWTCHVGSKVIEETKSCTSNLVVTEWSALTYQYLCAISGTFNGCSALSGNGQCRRTSSYPVPDYGITIDYYDCSSAVTDPNIYLLGTVPAPPPAGAFEVVSHIYRCNNDGLSAALTYDPVTSFPLEYVTGLQHCGAIGSQPSCTRTTAGTAGLAERDLCKTWDFIGDPLNGGYLTCIEPAAPEQVWSCSASIAGFTPEISTSKWFTESWTTSGCPNDPVACELKSEVCTAPNQTRTIAGVQVTRPCWQKNRSYLCQRIVGGANDCPSLEANSSCTLARESCLDDPPAANGSCGVTERTYSCPIPGTTPEPVQYICGGDVYCLNGECETIEREASDEFKDAAVALNALGQASAEFDEATLTLFRGTRETCSHKLFGLSNCCSGSGVPLLTPLLCSPAEVLLDQKDDAGLCHKVGSYCSSSFLGICKTRKQVYCCFESKISRILQEQGRPQLGKPWGKPKTETCEGFTVFEFQRLDLAIMDFSEVYAEFVEAAKLPDEAATLVEIQRKIEAYYASHQP, encoded by the coding sequence ATGGCAGGGGCGGCAGAACTATCTGGCCGGACGCGCCCGCTGATCGCGGGCCTGATCCTCGCCTGCCTGCTCGTCGCTGCCAGTCCGGCGCAGGCCCAGGTCTATATCCCGCCGCCCGACGATCTGATCGAGGACCTGCCGGTCCTGCCTCCTGCCGGCGAGCTACCCTTGCCGCAACCGCTGCCGCCACCGCCTCCCGCGCCTGAAACGATGACAGCGCAGCAGGCGAAGGCCGAAGCCCGCGCCGCGGGGTCAGCGCTGCGCGAGAATTACCAGGACCTGACGCAGGCAGCAGGCGCGGCGGCGCAGGTGCCGGGCTATGATGCTACGTATCCCGGGCTCACGCAGTATTACGATAATCCCGGCGAGATGTATGCTGCGGGCGCGGCGCAAGGTTACAATAGCGAGGCCTACCGAACGGCCAATTCGACATCGCGCCCGGTGGTCGATGTCACCCGAGGCGACATGGCGCGTGCAACCGCGATCGAAGCTGACCCGGACGCTTATCTCGATGGGGTCAGCGCCGACGGTTCGACCGGGGACTGCACACCGCTGCCGCCCGGTCCCGGAACGCCCAACAGCGCTGAGTGGACCTGCCATGTCGGCTCGAAGGTCATCGAGGAAACCAAAAGCTGCACCAGCAACCTTGTCGTGACCGAGTGGAGCGCGCTTACCTACCAGTACCTCTGCGCGATTTCGGGAACGTTCAATGGCTGCTCGGCGCTTTCCGGCAATGGCCAGTGCCGGCGCACCTCCAGCTATCCCGTTCCCGATTACGGCATCACTATCGACTATTACGACTGCAGCAGCGCTGTAACCGATCCAAACATTTACCTGCTGGGCACCGTCCCCGCGCCGCCGCCTGCCGGCGCCTTCGAAGTCGTCAGCCACATCTATCGTTGCAACAATGACGGTCTGAGCGCTGCGCTGACCTACGATCCGGTCACCAGCTTTCCGCTCGAGTACGTCACCGGGCTCCAGCATTGCGGCGCGATCGGTTCGCAGCCTTCCTGCACCCGCACGACGGCAGGCACCGCAGGCCTTGCCGAGCGCGACTTGTGCAAGACCTGGGACTTTATCGGCGATCCGCTCAATGGCGGATATCTGACCTGCATCGAGCCTGCCGCACCCGAGCAGGTCTGGTCGTGCAGCGCCAGCATCGCGGGGTTCACGCCGGAAATCTCGACCTCGAAATGGTTTACCGAGAGCTGGACCACTTCGGGCTGTCCCAATGATCCGGTCGCCTGCGAGCTCAAAAGCGAGGTCTGCACCGCGCCAAACCAGACCCGGACGATTGCAGGCGTCCAGGTGACGCGGCCCTGCTGGCAGAAGAACCGCTCGTACTTGTGCCAGCGGATCGTCGGGGGCGCCAACGATTGCCCGAGCCTTGAAGCCAATAGCTCCTGCACGCTCGCGCGCGAGTCCTGTCTCGACGATCCGCCTGCTGCCAATGGATCATGCGGGGTGACCGAACGGACTTATTCCTGCCCGATTCCCGGCACCACGCCCGAGCCGGTGCAATACATTTGCGGCGGCGATGTCTATTGCCTCAATGGCGAATGCGAGACAATCGAGCGCGAGGCCTCCGACGAGTTCAAGGATGCGGCCGTCGCCCTGAATGCCCTCGGTCAGGCCAGTGCCGAGTTCGACGAAGCCACGCTGACACTGTTTCGCGGCACGCGCGAGACCTGCTCGCACAAGCTCTTCGGGCTCTCGAACTGCTGCTCGGGAAGCGGCGTACCGCTGCTCACACCGCTGCTATGCTCCCCTGCCGAAGTGCTGCTCGACCAGAAGGACGATGCGGGCCTATGCCACAAAGTCGGGTCTTATTGCTCGTCCAGTTTCCTCGGCATCTGCAAAACGAGGAAGCAGGTCTACTGTTGCTTTGAATCGAAGATCAGCCGCATCCTCCAGGAACAGGGGCGCCCCCAGCTCGGCAAGCCCTGGGGCAAGCCCAAGACCGAGACCTGCGAGGGCTTCACCGTCTTCGAGTTCCAGCGGCTCGACCTTGCGATCATGGATTTTTCCGAAGTCTACGCCGAGTTCGTCGAGGCCGCGAAGCTTCCCGATGAGGCCGCCACGCTCGTCGAAATCCAGCGCAAGATCGAAGCCTATTACGCGAGCCACCAGCCATGA
- the traF gene encoding conjugal transfer protein TraF, whose product MINARTIPVVAGIAASLSFSLLVPVGAHASSGDGIEVEQAGDSFYCGERKLGTWFYCEDPKPETGSPESAPQVPARERLAAISTALEELKARAILEPTPENVTAYVRFQREQLDRSSLFADVWQRALWQDPGLDYTLQRPVSTLGKRAWIDQRKTDRDLAMSRLSQRYGVFYFYASSCGACEIFGPILKSVSDKFGLAVLAVSMDGGPTASFPEYVVDAGQYERLGLGNDRQVPALVLFDSVTKRPMPIGYGILSQDEIMDRVFQLTQVRPGSDY is encoded by the coding sequence ATGATCAACGCCAGGACCATCCCCGTCGTCGCCGGCATTGCCGCCAGCCTCTCCTTCAGTCTCCTCGTCCCGGTTGGCGCTCATGCGTCCAGCGGCGACGGGATCGAGGTCGAGCAGGCCGGGGACAGCTTCTACTGCGGCGAGCGCAAGCTCGGCACGTGGTTCTATTGCGAGGATCCAAAGCCCGAGACCGGCAGCCCCGAGAGCGCCCCGCAAGTCCCGGCGCGCGAGCGCCTCGCGGCAATCTCAACTGCGCTTGAGGAATTGAAGGCGCGCGCGATTCTCGAGCCCACCCCTGAGAATGTGACCGCATACGTGCGCTTCCAGCGCGAGCAACTCGACCGCTCCTCGCTGTTCGCCGATGTCTGGCAGCGCGCGCTCTGGCAGGACCCGGGCCTCGACTATACGCTCCAGCGCCCGGTCTCGACGCTTGGCAAGCGGGCCTGGATCGACCAGCGCAAGACCGACCGCGATCTTGCCATGTCCCGGCTCTCGCAGCGCTACGGTGTGTTCTACTTCTATGCCTCGAGTTGCGGGGCCTGCGAGATCTTCGGGCCGATCCTCAAATCGGTGAGCGACAAGTTCGGGCTTGCCGTGCTCGCGGTCTCGATGGACGGCGGGCCTACGGCCTCATTTCCCGAGTACGTCGTCGATGCCGGGCAATACGAGCGGCTCGGGCTTGGCAACGACCGTCAGGTGCCCGCGCTGGTGCTGTTCGACTCTGTGACCAAACGGCCCATGCCGATCGGCTACGGTATCCTGTCGCAGGACGAGATCATGGACCGGGTGTTTCAGCTCACGCAGGTCCGGCCCGGGAGCGACTACTGA